Proteins encoded in a region of the Polynucleobacter antarcticus genome:
- the nuoE gene encoding NADH-quinone oxidoreductase subunit NuoE: MTTTISFSDKTMVDIARNIAKYPPEHKQSAVMACLIAAQTELGWVSPEVIETVAQILEMPTIAVDEVATFYNMYDTKQIGKYKLVICTNLPCQLKHGETAANHLKETLGISYNETTPCGTFTLKEGECMGACGDSPVLLVNNKRMCSFMSNEKIDVLLNELRAEGKAT; encoded by the coding sequence ATGACTACTACTATTTCATTCTCCGATAAAACCATGGTTGATATTGCACGCAATATTGCTAAATATCCACCTGAGCATAAGCAGTCCGCAGTGATGGCCTGTTTAATTGCCGCTCAAACTGAATTAGGTTGGGTTTCTCCCGAAGTGATCGAGACGGTTGCCCAAATTCTTGAGATGCCAACGATCGCGGTAGATGAAGTCGCCACTTTTTATAATATGTATGACACCAAGCAGATTGGTAAATATAAGTTAGTTATTTGCACTAATCTGCCATGCCAGTTAAAGCATGGTGAAACAGCAGCTAACCACCTAAAAGAAACTTTAGGTATTAGCTATAACGAGACCACGCCTTGTGGCACCTTTACCCTCAAGGAGGGTGAGTGCATGGGGGCTTGTGGGGACTCTCCCGTGTTGTTAGTGAATAACAAGCGTATGTGTAGTTTCATGAGTAATGAAAAGATTGATGTGCTGTTGAATGAGCTTCGTGCAGAAGGAAAAGCCACATGA